Proteins encoded in a region of the Trypanosoma brucei brucei TREU927 chromosome 5, complete sequence genome:
- a CDS encoding translation initiation factor, putative, giving the protein MEDDGLMSNIIIVNGLPARVTPEKRAMFLRHMTKKVSDVLGHDKFTIHPVLDEETEHVAGAFLTFATVNSAEDALARLNRFPFTKTDILSTYRWCALKAASEPPEEYKPPEMEQDTDADFAHTMAEDSMARPQFFIKQGESFDVEWYWFNYTTLKAELYRKPRPLKTDSVGQWTEMDRRQKRLDPGLVYGALTSVRPMPAWSTFGRIMVSQHMGGLKLWGGRKMHMLFEVTELDIKAFYISPQEKYLVVKSPKEVSVWNIRLSKKIRVLGGLDLADSDKWPIARYNAEDELVAISHACLEPMGQGKLFLYRAETMRALQVESNSETPVHSLVIPGLKVAEWNPAVGNQMAILVQGGSSEGWKIIIQNLVVKDDVVRAEVIEQRNFLQAQRLDLLWHPQGTHLVVKVTKTNSTEYSIFSVGVKSAAAYQLKVENGLTPGRFAWKPSGPHFAVICEDRARTGKLGDTSEIRIYCIKKQLKLIGHYPTSATHLFWAPRGSRLVATNYDKSTLHFYGINDSGACVQLERVTSPVTDTAWDPTGRFYAAWVSALRNSGDNQFRIFDLNGRELMQKSVRQLSHFAWRPLAPPVLTAAEIKHIQDNLREYSQRYQNEVKEQKEREEAELQSKEREKEEQYKKRMKGIARHHADKGLARTREELIASSRWSRLWARRMKSLPPEEMILHEVVTEERIERRRPLN; this is encoded by the coding sequence ATGGAGGACGATGGCTTGATGTCGAACATCATCATTGTAAATGGCCTCCCGGCGAGAGTTACACCGGAGAAGCGTGCCATGTTCTTGCGTCACATGACGAAGAAAGTTTCCGACGTCCTTGGTCACGATAAATTCACAATCCATCCCGTCCTTGATGAGGAAACGGAGCACGTTGCTGGAGCCTTTCTCACTTTCGCTACGGTGAATAGCGCGGAGGATGCTCTCGCCCGCCTAAATCGCTTTCCCTTTACAAAGACCGATATTCTCTCGACATATAGGTGGTGCGCGCTTAAGGCAGCGAGTGAACCGCCGGAGGAGTACAAACCGCCAGAGATGGAGCAGGACACCGATGCGGATTTTGCTCACACAATGGCGGAAGACTCCATGGCGCGCCCGCAGTTCTTCATTAAGCAGGGCGAGTCCTTCGATGTAGAGTGGTATTGGTTTAACTACACTACACTAAAGGCTGAATTATACCGCAAGCCCCGCCCCCTCAAGACAGATTCTGTTGGACAGTGGACGGAGATGGACCGTCGACAGAAGAGACTTGACCCCGGTCTTGTGTACGGCGCCTTGACGTCTGTTCGGCCGATGCCTGCATGGTCGACATTCGGTCGGATTATGGTTTCGCAGCATATGGGTGGCCTGAAACTGTGGGGTGGGCGCAAGATGCATATGTTATTCGAGGTTACTGAGCTTGATATCAAGGCCTTTTACATTTCTCCACAGGAAAAATACCTTGTAGTAAAGTCACCAAAGGAGGTGAGCGTATGGAATATCCGTTTATCAAAAAAGATTCGCGTACTGGGCGGTCTCGATCTTGCCGACTCAGATAAGTGGCCCATTGCCCGCTACAATGCGGAGGATGAGCTTGTCGCTATCTCGCATGCCTGTTTGGAGCCAATGGGACAAGGTAAATTATTTTTGTATCGAGCTGAGACAATGCGAGCTCTCCAGGTGGAGTCCAACAGTGAAACACCGGTGCATTCTTTGGTCATTCCCGGACTGAAGGTGGCCGAATGGAATCCGGCAGTCGGCAATCAGATGGCCATTCTAGTCCAAGGAGGCTCCAGTGAGGGATGGAAGATCATCATTCAAAACCTCGTTGTGAAGGATGACGTTGTGCGTGCGGAGGTAATTGAGCAGCGAAACTTCTTGCAAGCACAGCGACTTGACCTCCTATGGCACCCGCAAGGCACCCATTTGGTTGTCAAAGTAACGAAAACGAATTCAACAGAGTATTCgattttttctgttggtgTGAAAAGTGCTGCTGCTTACCAACTGAAGGTGGAGAACGGCTTAACTCCTGGACGTTTTGCTTGGAAACCAAGCGGCCCTCACTTCGCTGTTATATGCGAGGACCGTGCAAGGACGGGAAAGTTGGGTGACACCTCGGAAATTCGAATTTACTGCATAAAGAAACAGCTGAAACTTATTGGTCATTATCCAACATCCGCAACCCACCTCTTCTGGGCACCGCGTGGTTCTCGTTTGGTTGCAACGAACTACGACAAATCAACGTTGCACTTCTACGGTATTAATGATAGTGGCGCTTGCGTCCAACTCGAGCGAGTGACTTCACCCGTCACAGATACCGCGTGGGACCCAACTGGGCGATTCTACGCGGCGTGGGTGTCTGCGTTGCGGAACTCTGGCGATAACCAGTTCCGTATTTTTGATCTCAATGGTAGGGAACTCATGCAGAAGTCAGTGCGCCAACTTTCGCATTTTGCATGGCGGCCGCTCGCCCCCCCGGTGTTAACGGCAGCAGAGATCAAACACATACAAGATAATCTTCGAGAATACAGTCAACGATATCAAAACGAGGTTAAGGAACAAAAGGAACGTGAAGAGGCGGAACTTCAGAGTAAAGAGCgcgaaaaggaggaacaaTACAAGAAGCGCATGAAGGGGATTGCACGGCATCATGCCGATAAGGGACTAGCCCGTACACGTGAAGAGTTGATTGCCTCTTCGCGGTGGAGCCGTTTATGGGCGCGCCGCATGAAGAGCCTTCCACCAGAGGAGATGATTCTTCATGAGGTTGTCACGGAGGAGCGCATCGAGCGCCGGCGCCCGCTAAATTAG